atacgacaGGTTCGATAACTGATAGCAGGGGTAGAGATTAAGAGTAAGCTGTGGTTACACTTACATAAAGTTCGGTGTTCCTCAAGAGTATTTTAGTTATGCGTTGAGAATTACATGTTTGTGTAGGGGTAAGTATGATTCTCTAATTTTAGAGAACCCCCAACTTGCCTTGAAAGACAAACTATTTTTGCTAACTAGAGGATATATTCATTGACGGGCCCATGGGTTATACCCTAAAACAGAAACAAGAACATCAAGGACGCGATGAAGAATTTATGAAGAGAAGATCAATTGCACTGCTACTGTCATGACGAagaattttttaggttttttcccaaaaagaggaaaaggaaaacaaaaaaaactattcTGCTTCAAATAACATCTAACTACGACAACTTTCCCTTACATAAATCAGCACTTGATGCTTTATTAACATTTCCATAAAAGCGGTTGTACAGATTACAAATTAATGAGGCCATATCAGCACGTGCAAAATTATCTCCAGGAGTAGAGGAGTTTACCCACAGTGTGAACTTGTGGACTTCTTCTCTTTTGTACTCTTTCCTAAGTTTAACATGCAACAATTCTTGGATACTGGAGCATGTAGTCAGCATCGAAAGATAACTATGTTTATACCAAGTAACACAATCCAAAAGACCTTCTACAGGACAAATTGCACAAGAGCAACCCCAGTACTGCACCTACTCCGCACGGTTCACATCAGCAACATGGGGGAAaactcctttttattttctcctagaGCATACTTTCTTAAAGTTATGTTAACACGCACCCATTTCAAgacttcaaattaattattctgTATAGCATACAGTCACGGATAACCAACTCTTCTTTTGTCCATCATTAATTACAACCACAACATGGTGCCCAAGGATAGCAGAGGAAACAAATAGTAAGAAGACTTTCAGGATACCTTGAAGAATTTTATGAAGAGAAGATCAATAGCATAGATACTATCCTGGAAAAGACTATCACAGGTCATTATTTTTTCCCAAAAAGAGGAAAGGCAAAAAAACTGTTTTCTTCAAGTATATCTTTCAAAAGCTAACTTCAATTACTTTCTCTTTACGGTTTATATAAATCAGCAAGATTATCTCCGGGAGTAGAAGACTTTGCCCACTATGTGTGAACATGTGGACTTCtctcttttgtatttttctaaGCTTAACAAGCAACACTTCTTGGATACTGGAACATTTCATCAGCATCAATAGAAAACAGTTGTTTTTACAGAGTAAATAATCCCAAATAGACCTGTTATAAATATTCTTAGAAACCTAAACGTCAAAGGACAATTGCACTAGAGACACCCAAGTATTGCACGCACTCTGCACGATTCTAACCAGAAATATGGGGGGAAACTCCTAGCTTACATCAAATTACTTACAAAATAGAATTAAACAATACAACAAATGTAATACACAAGTAAGGGTAAGAaagcaaatgatcaaatatctGAAATGATACGAGAAGTAGTAAAAGGTGATGGAGTACTGCTATCTGAAGCTTATAAATAGAATCACTTGTCTGCATCACCAATGATATCTTCCTCCATTTCTTTCTTACCCTGTTTCTTTTAAAGTTCTTTTACACAGATAGACAGAGGGGCCGGAGGAataaaagaagaggagaaatcTATTTTAAAATGCCATAACCTTTAGAGATGTATcacaataaaatgataattaatgaACTATTCCTTCTTGATTAATTCGTTAATGTACTTCTCTTGCATCAAGTTTAACATCAAAGACAAATGTGTTTCTACCAAGTAAAATGATTCCAAATAGACCTGCCAAAAATATTCTTAGAAACCTCACCATCATGATTTTTAAAGGACAAATTGCGTCAAAGCAACCTAATTATTGCACGTAGTCTGCACGATTCTCATAGGCAACAAGGACAAAAAAAACTACTGGCTTTTTTCTCCTAGAGAACACTTTCAACATCCAATATGTGAGAATACCATGGACATTTTCAATTACTATTCTGTTAAAGTTGTGTTCACACGCACCGGTTACAAgacttaaaattaattactcCCTACAGCATAGGGTGACGAGAAACCAACTTGTCTTGCCCATCATTAATTTGAACCACAATATAGTGCCCATGGATACAAGAGGAAACAAACAAGACAACGGACACCGATCAAGATTGCAATTAACTTGATAATTTGTCTATAAGCAGCACAAAAATCCAAAACTATCCAATTACCGTAATCTACTGATGAAGACAGAAACAAGACTATCAGGACGCCTTGAAGAATTAATGAAGAGAAGATCAATTGCGTGGATACTAACCTGAAGAAGACTCTCTCAGGTTTATTTCCCAAAAAGAGGAATGGAAAAACCTATCCTGCTTCAAGTACATCTTTTAAAAGATTAACTTTGCCGGTTCTCCCTTTACATAAATTAGCAATTAATACTTTGTTAACATTTCCATGTAATTGGTTGTATAGATTACAAATTAATAATGCCAGATCAGCACATGCAAGATTATCTGTAGGAGTAGAAGACTTTGCACACAACGTGTGAATGTGTGGACTTCTCTTTTGTACTCTTTCCTAAGCTTAATATGAGACAATTCTTGGATACAAGAACATGTGGTCAGCATCTTCCCCTTCGCGCTTCGCCCACCCTATCCATTCGTGCGCTGGCAGGGGCTTATATATGTGATTCACTACGCTTGCCTATGCCTATCAGCTGATTCTACTGCCTGCCGGTTAACGAAAATTATCCGGTAGTCAAAAGATAATTGTGTTTCTATCAAGcccttataaaataaaattcaaaacttgtGTTTCTACCAGGTAAAATAATCCCAAATAGACCTGTTAAAAATATGCTTACAAGAACCTCGCCATCACGATTGTCAAAGGATAAATTGCACCAAAGCAGCCCACGTAACGCACGCACTTTGCACGATTCTTACGAGCAACATGTggaaaaaatccaaaaaaaaaattgtctactAGGGCGCACTTTCAACAACATACGGGACTCTCGTGCGCATTTTCATTTACTATTTTGTTAAAGTTGCGTTCACACGCACCGATTTCAAGACTAACATTAATCGCTCCCTATAGCACAAGGTAACGAGGAACCAACTCGCCTTGTCCATCATTAACTAGAACCACAATGTAGTGCCCAAGGATACAAGAGGAAGcaaaaatctagaaattcatATCAAAGCAACACGAAAATCCCCGACTCTCCAATTATCATAATCTGCTAACAATCACTAGCAACCAATCTTGTAATAGCATATGAAATTGATTTTAATGTACTCACTCTCACCATGAACTTCCTAAATTGGATTTTAATAACTAGTATAGGTCTTTCTTCTAATAAAGTGTCAGTCTTTACTCATGCAATTCATAGTTTAAACCATTACCCAAAACAACTCACTTTATAACCAACAAAGTTCCAATGTTTTTCAACTTTAAGAGTAAATGAAGCACAAATCACTTTAAAACCAACAAAGTTCCAATCTTTTTCACTTGTTAGAGTAAATGAAGAAATCATAAACACAAAAATCCAGAAAAAACGATCCCAAATAAAGAGGATCACTAATAAACTCAAGAACTTAATCAAATCTGCAATtaacattaaaaagaaaaatgtactcCATAAACACAATTACCCATAGAATCCAAAACCAAgcaaaagaacaaaatagaCTTATTTTATCCTTGgatttttaaagtcaaataaGAATAAATCAACAAGAATTTACCTCAACCCCTCATCTTGTAAACACTTGTTCTCAACACCCTTTTTCATGGATTGAACAACACTTGCAGCAGCAGCAATTCAAGAATCATATGGAGAATTGAGTGACccccaaaaaagaagaagcagaGGAACAAAAGAAGACAAAGTAATAAATagtagtataataataataactactCTCTCCCATTTTACATGAtgtatagtaataataatttaagaaagaatttgaagaaaagaacaaaGTGGGTAGTCTGCTAACACCATTGAAGAAGCTCAGATCCTCATCAAACTGAAAAAAGATTGGAGATTTCGATCTGCTGGGGCCACAACTTCtcagaaacaaagaaaaagaaaactctttttttttttagagagagaagggaaaatcaagaagaagagagagaaagacaCAAGTTCTATTGAGACTTCAAAGGTTGTGTTgtagtactatatttatttttttttgtaaaataggaagaaagaaagagagatCCCAGATAAGAAAATCTTCACACAAACAAACGAGGCTTCTGTAACAACAGTGGACATGAAATTTGTCAACATTCGGTCTCTTTCGATTCctcgtctcaatttatgtgataattCAATCacatattgaaaatattaagatATAAATCAACACTCAATATAATCTTGACTTATAAATATATACGTCTAAACAATTTGTTAAAAACATTCAAACTTATAAAATAACTATCAAAAAtctagatatatataatatgtataagtCGATATCaaacttttataaaatacaagataaagataaattaaaatacttaaattattagttactgatttaaattaaattgaggGTATAGATATGAAAgtaaaaaagttaatttgaactaaaaagtaagtaattaactaaattatcctttttttgttatgtatctCAATTGATTAGTCttctttatttatcatattaatttgtttccataattattgtcattatgaataaataaaatatgtgtgttttttaggaaataaaaaaaagaaatggacATTTTCTAGATTCTCTCCACCTTCCTTGCTTTTAGTACAGATAttgaagtaataataaaaataaaagaaaactgaTAACTcccttctcttctctctttCCTTGTCACATTATACTAtagatataatataaaaatatgtcttttaattgtcaaaaaaaactatttaaaagaaataatttgaatctttaagaaaaaaaagtgactAATAgctttaataaaatatttttttaaaaaaaaatgcacacgtgtttttttaagttttcttttgaattttgagtgcctttatttttgttcaataggaatttcttttattccttatatatttgtaatagaATATTTCCTTTATAAACTTTACTTGTACTAGTTAAATGATTGTTGTATGGTCTTTATTATGTCTTTCTCCTATAGTTCTTTTATTTAgtctaataaaatattcataagcataagtatatacatataaatcaaAAGGTCGATCCAGTATATACAATGTAACTTTCAAGACGAGGTTACATCATAGAGATTAGATCTTGTATATACAATGTAACTTTTCTATGAAGACGAGATTACATCATAAAGATTAGATCCAGTATATACAATGTAACTATCCTACAAAGACGAGGTTACATCATAGAGATTAGATCTTGTCTATACCATATAACTTTCCTACGAAGACGAGAATATATCATAGAGATTAGATCCTGTATATACAATGTAACTTTCCTACAAAGACGAGGTTACGTCATAGACATTAGAGTAACACAAACTCATGAGGGATATAATAGATGCCTAAGGATTTTCCATCATTTCATTCTCAGAAACAATTCCTGCAAAACACAAAAAACATGTACAATGACAATCTCCATGTAGCTAAAAAATTCACTCCTGAAATTCATAAAATGAACGCGAATCGGTTAATGTCATCTCTATAAATGATGAATGGATGAAATTACAGAGTTATTTGCCCTGTGTTTTCAAGTTAACAGGACAGGAGGAGGATTGCCTGCAGGGCATCTTTGTCTCCGAGGGCGTCTAGGTGTCTTTCCCCACCCTGTTAAGCTTTTGTTATCTTCCAAACTGGCTTCAATGTtgttaagttggtaaattagtGGAGAGGTTGTTGTAGTTGTGGCCAATACCGGGGTACTGGTGTCCACGACTTTTTTCCTTCTTCCCCTTGCACCTCCATTTCTTGTCCCGTTCCTTCTTGTCAAACTGGAGTTCCAAGTATGGCCTGTTGCTCTCATCAACCCTCCGAATATCTGAATGTCTTCAGTCACCTCATGCCTTGACAATGAAGCTAGACCGGGAAGGACATCCCTTTGGAAGTCCCTCCGTTGTCTTCCCCTCCTTGGATTCCCTCTTCGTGGTCGATTTGGTAGTGAACTGGCTGCTCCTGCATCTTCCATTGTTTGGATTTCAGGAACAAATGGCTTGGGCATGTAATCTTCCTCCTTGGTCTCTGCTAGTTGCAATGTCATAGCTTCAAAGTAATCTATTTCCTTATGTGCAACCATCATGTTGTTGTTCTTGCCTGTAATTTCTTTAGCAGATGGAGTACTATCAAGCTCCGCTGCACAAGAAGAGACCACGTCAACAAACCATCGAAGAGATTCCAGAGGATCATCAGACGGATCACTTTGCAATTCCTCTATTGCAGTGCAATGAGTGAATGATGAGATGGCAACTATTGCTTCTGCTGCAGTCTTGAGTAGTTCCTCCTGTGTGTGCTGCAAAGATGCCTCGTGTTTCTTCCCATTGTCTTCTCCAGGCAAATCATCTTGTTCAATGTCCAAAAGTACAGGGGCTTCGAGATCTATATCCAGAATAGTTTTCGCACTGGCCTTGCCGGTTACAGCAGAAACTGGTTCTTCTTCATCCTCGGTAATACATGAGTTCAAATCAAAGTGATTCCTGATGTTCATAGCTTTTGTCTCCGTCACTTTCTTAGTAGAAATTTGTTCTATAACAACAGGTTCCTCGGGCTCAAGCATAGAAAGGTCACAAGCCACGTTAATGTCGATCACCATAGTCCTCCTCTCTTGTTTGATAGTCTTTCTCTCAGGAGAAGAACGAAGATTAGCAGAAGGAAAAACAAGTGATGACGACGACTCGTTTCTGGAACTAACGGGAATATCGAGGATCGGAACACCAAGTATTTTTCTTACATGTCCCGTTTCGCCCACTTCTTTTGTGGTCCTCATACGGTGATGTTCAAAAGCTGATGAATCACTCTGACAAAAAGGAGGGCTTGAGTAAGCCTGGACAAAGCCAGAATTTGCTGAAGTTCCACCTAACCTAGCATTGATGCCCTCATTGTTACCATTTGCTTTACCTTTAAGCCATGGCAACACTGTCACAGGGTCTTGATGCTCTCTTTTTTCATTACCATACTCAACATCTCGCCTGGGAGGTTCCTCGCTGAGTGCACTTGTTGCTAGAACATTTAAGTTGAAGCCCTTCGCAGATTTCACATCCATATTGTTAGAGCTAATAAGAAAATTCTCACATGCATTATTAGAGGAACGTTCAGATGTAAAACGGCCCCCCTTAATGTAGCTCAAAGAGTCAAAAGCACCTGATGGGATGTGAATTGGTGATTCTTTTGTCCCAGATGAGGACCCACGGTAGAAACCACTCCGGATGGGTATCTCACCGGCACATCCAGGACGCAACCTAGAACTGCCACCATTAGCATGCCAATAGTCCCCAATTTGGCTCTGAGATGACTGTGAACCCTTACCAACTGCTGCAGATGAGTTGAAAACTGAGTTTGTATGCAACGAGGATAACCTCTGAGCAAAGCTACCATTTGGCTTCTCCCAAGAAGAGACAGAGTGCGGCCACGAACTGCTAAATTCGGAGGAACTTGCATATGGATATGGACTAGCCATCTTGGAAGTAACAAATGGTCCCACTTGAGTATAATTAGACTGCTCACCATTTCTGTGAGACATATCTAAACTATGTCCTGTTCTATCTTTCCAAATACCATCCTTAATATGGTGAACTACATGAGGGCTCGGAGCTTGATAGGCTTTGTTAATCATTACTGGTGCTTGACGGGAAGCTGCAGCTATCTTGTCGTCTTCAAGACCTCTAGGTAATGAAGCTGAGCTACCTTTGATGTTACCTGCAGATTGAAGCAACTGAAAGATTGGTACAAAAAATTCCGGAAGCTTTCAAACATGAGTAATATAGAGAAATTTCGGAAGGAACTGTCACCTGTTTCATGTACCGAAGTCAACCAATCCCTCTCTTTGCCTCTACTGCGATCGTATAGGTTACTTAAAGACTCATTTGGGCTTACACAACTGGAATTCCAAGGCAAAGCCACAAATGGTGAATTTGATTTTGCAGAAGGATTTATGCTTCTAGTCTCTTTATGATTATTACCATAACCAAGAAATTCAACAGGATCGGTTGCATCATCAAGCTGCGCTGGTTCATTTAGGTCAGCCAACCCAATTGAGCTTCTCAAACACGAATTGGATGTTGAAGCATCTTTTCGGCTATCACCCTTTGCACCACCACCAAGAAACAATTTTGTTCCACTCTCTTGAGTAACTACATAATCTCCATTAGCAGGATAACTAGGATGTAAAGATCCTGCATTATCTCGCAACTGCCCACCTTCTTCTGTATCTAAGTAATCACCGGCAGGAAGGTGAAGATCAAACGACTTTTTCCGGACCTTTGAAGGCCTAGCCTCCAAAACATCACATGCTTTCGAAGAATAATCATTTTGCATTTGAACTCGACCAGGCTGTACACAATCTCCTTTTGAAGAACTAAAGGGAGAATTAACAATTTCAGTACCAGATGTAGATGGTCTAGTATAGCTAGAATTTTCCAATGGAAAGTTCGCGATGTGCCATTTCCGAACATCCTCAGATGGTACTTGAGATCCTAGGTGAGTGGATGAACATGATGGCTCCATTGATGAACGATATTTATGCATTTCCTTCCTTTTGAAATCGTCCATCATGTCCCTTTGAGTTCTGTAAAGGCGATGAAGTTCCACCACCTACAAGCAAACCATTGCATTAAGTATATTCATAACGCCGTTGACATGAGGCAAAAAAAGGAATACATGGCAGATGAAGATATTTTGAAGCAGGACAGTCCAAGAGACTACGACATTAGGATATGTAGAACCATACCGTACTGAAAACCAAAATTTCCAACTAACTTCTCGAGAAGAAAAGAGAGCAAAAGGGAAGCATTACCTGATTCCTGAATATGGCCTCGTGTTCAATCATTTTCTGCTTTAGAATGTCCTTATCATACCCTGGATATGCGTCAGTTACAGTCCTAGACGTGAAACCATTACAATATTGCCCGTTTGTTAAGGTCTTATCTCCATAACATAGGGGCCAACTGCTGCTGTTAGCATCCTCATTAAGGTCTCTCATAGAGTAATAGCTTGGTAAGAATCCTTTATAGTGCACTTGTGTTCCCATTCCTGCCAAGATGGGCATcaaacaatttaattaaaaccAAACAGTTTATTCTGAATACACTTCGAAACTGTTCTTAGAAGATGAGATATTCAGAACCTACGCATATATTTACGAACATATGATCCCAACACATTACAGCAAACACCAACGGCTTTTCAAATTCCTGTAGGCAGCACATCTATTTTGAGAGGACCAACATATCCTCATACGTTTAGCAAAATAAAGGTATCTAATGCAGATAACTCAAATATCTAATTCCAGAAGCATTGAAAGACAATTTTTTATCCAAGGAAAAGGAGAATAACATGATACATGAAAACATACATAGTTATTAAAATAGCGGTGCAATGGCGGAGTTCTATGGGAGCGCCATACAAAGATACTAACAAACTGAAAGTCAAATTTAACAGAATGACTTCAGAAAAAGATGTTCTGTAGCACacaaagataataaattgagGGAACTAGCCTAAGACGATTACGTAAACCTCCATCCCGCTGGTTTACAGGTGCAACACCATGATggttgaaaataaataaaggacTTGGATCTAAATAACCTAAAGAAAATTGTATCAATAGACATACTATATCTTGAAATGATTGCAGAGTTAGCTAATAAAGTAAACACAACAGGTTCGATAATCGATAGCACGAGTAGAGATTTAAGACTAAGTTGTTGTTACACTTGCATAAAGTTCAGTGTTCCTCAAGAGTCTTTTAGTTATGCGTTGAGACTTGTATGTTCGTGTAGGGGTTAAGTATGAGAATTAGAGATTTTCTAATTTTAGAGAACCACTAATTTCCTTAAAAGACACATTATTTTTGTCAACTAGAGGATATCTTCATTGACAGGCCCATGGTTATACCCTAAAACA
This DNA window, taken from Solanum lycopersicum chromosome 5, SLM_r2.1, encodes the following:
- the LOC101264722 gene encoding uncharacterized protein isoform X1, with translation MRMGTQVHYKGFLPSYYSMRDLNEDANSSSWPLCYGDKTLTNGQYCNGFTSRTVTDAYPGYDKDILKQKMIEHEAIFRNQVVELHRLYRTQRDMMDDFKRKEMHKYRSSMEPSCSSTHLGSQVPSEDVRKWHIANFPLENSSYTRPSTSGTEIVNSPFSSSKGDCVQPGRVQMQNDYSSKACDVLEARPSKVRKKSFDLHLPAGDYLDTEEGGQLRDNAGSLHPSYPANGDYVVTQESGTKLFLGGGAKGDSRKDASTSNSCLRSSIGLADLNEPAQLDDATDPVEFLGYGNNHKETRSINPSAKSNSPFVALPWNSSCVSPNESLSNLYDRSRGKERDWLTSVHETGNIKGSSASLPRGLEDDKIAAASRQAPVMINKAYQAPSPHVVHHIKDGIWKDRTGHSLDMSHRNGEQSNYTQVGPFVTSKMASPYPYASSSEFSSSWPHSVSSWEKPNGSFAQRLSSLHTNSVFNSSAAVGKGSQSSQSQIGDYWHANGGSSRLRPGCAGEIPIRSGFYRGSSSGTKESPIHIPSGAFDSLSYIKGGRFTSERSSNNACENFLISSNNMDVKSAKGFNLNVLATSALSEEPPRRDVEYGNEKREHQDPVTVLPWLKGKANGNNEGINARLGGTSANSGFVQAYSSPPFCQSDSSAFEHHRMRTTKEVGETGHVRKILGVPILDIPVSSRNESSSSLVFPSANLRSSPERKTIKQERRTMVIDINVACDLSMLEPEEPVVIEQISTKKVTETKAMNIRNHFDLNSCITEDEEEPVSAVTGKASAKTILDIDLEAPVLLDIEQDDLPGEDNGKKHEASLQHTQEELLKTAAEAIVAISSFTHCTAIEELQSDPSDDPLESLRWFVDVVSSCAAELDSTPSAKEITGKNNNMMVAHKEIDYFEAMTLQLAETKEEDYMPKPFVPEIQTMEDAGAASSLPNRPRRGNPRRGRQRRDFQRDVLPGLASLSRHEVTEDIQIFGGLMRATGHTWNSSLTRRNGTRNGGARGRRKKVVDTSTPVLATTTTTSPLIYQLNNIEASLEDNKSLTGWGKTPRRPRRQRCPAGNPPPVLLT
- the LOC101264722 gene encoding uncharacterized protein isoform X2; amino-acid sequence: MGTQVHYKGFLPSYYSMRDLNEDANSSSWPLCYGDKTLTNGQYCNGFTSRTVTDAYPGYDKDILKQKMIEHEAIFRNQVVELHRLYRTQRDMMDDFKRKEMHKYRSSMEPSCSSTHLGSQVPSEDVRKWHIANFPLENSSYTRPSTSGTEIVNSPFSSSKGDCVQPGRVQMQNDYSSKACDVLEARPSKVRKKSFDLHLPAGDYLDTEEGGQLRDNAGSLHPSYPANGDYVVTQESGTKLFLGGGAKGDSRKDASTSNSCLRSSIGLADLNEPAQLDDATDPVEFLGYGNNHKETRSINPSAKSNSPFVALPWNSSCVSPNESLSNLYDRSRGKERDWLTSVHETGNIKGSSASLPRGLEDDKIAAASRQAPVMINKAYQAPSPHVVHHIKDGIWKDRTGHSLDMSHRNGEQSNYTQVGPFVTSKMASPYPYASSSEFSSSWPHSVSSWEKPNGSFAQRLSSLHTNSVFNSSAAVGKGSQSSQSQIGDYWHANGGSSRLRPGCAGEIPIRSGFYRGSSSGTKESPIHIPSGAFDSLSYIKGGRFTSERSSNNACENFLISSNNMDVKSAKGFNLNVLATSALSEEPPRRDVEYGNEKREHQDPVTVLPWLKGKANGNNEGINARLGGTSANSGFVQAYSSPPFCQSDSSAFEHHRMRTTKEVGETGHVRKILGVPILDIPVSSRNESSSSLVFPSANLRSSPERKTIKQERRTMVIDINVACDLSMLEPEEPVVIEQISTKKVTETKAMNIRNHFDLNSCITEDEEEPVSAVTGKASAKTILDIDLEAPVLLDIEQDDLPGEDNGKKHEASLQHTQEELLKTAAEAIVAISSFTHCTAIEELQSDPSDDPLESLRWFVDVVSSCAAELDSTPSAKEITGKNNNMMVAHKEIDYFEAMTLQLAETKEEDYMPKPFVPEIQTMEDAGAASSLPNRPRRGNPRRGRQRRDFQRDVLPGLASLSRHEVTEDIQIFGGLMRATGHTWNSSLTRRNGTRNGGARGRRKKVVDTSTPVLATTTTTSPLIYQLNNIEASLEDNKSLTGWGKTPRRPRRQRCPAGNPPPVLLT